Proteins encoded in a region of the Flavobacterium sp. MDT1-60 genome:
- a CDS encoding sensor histidine kinase, whose translation MNKKFDNILDNKWWQEIAVVAFSFTIYTLKNDWMLFSSLTSVLMGIFFYFILYMHAQFNRFFLLPILFKTQRPLTYIFLTLFGVFVFSLILYEITMLDMFSNCRLYQNSHQRSYVYQLASVLGTLVCILSPIIVFKFYRIHRKQTDETLLFNQMQLNALKGQLNPHFLFNTFNTLYGISLEFPERTPDLIMKVSQLMRYQLESNNKQCVSLEDELEFINSYVQLEKERVGYRCDITYDCKIDNENAYKVSPMLLIAFIENAFKHGTCAIEKCFVRIIVTVENGLLHLHVVNSIPNKKTDVVSTKIGLKNTIERLNLLYGKDYKLNIQDDKNTYIVDLKLQLKKFV comes from the coding sequence ATGAATAAAAAGTTTGATAACATATTGGATAACAAATGGTGGCAGGAGATTGCCGTCGTCGCATTTTCCTTTACCATATATACTTTAAAAAATGACTGGATGTTATTTAGTTCACTTACATCAGTCTTAATGGGCATTTTTTTCTATTTCATTCTCTATATGCACGCCCAGTTCAATCGTTTTTTTCTTCTTCCGATATTATTCAAAACCCAACGTCCTTTAACTTATATTTTTTTAACGCTTTTTGGAGTGTTCGTGTTTTCGCTAATTTTGTACGAGATCACAATGCTCGATATGTTCAGCAATTGCCGCTTGTATCAAAACTCGCATCAAAGAAGTTATGTGTATCAATTGGCCAGTGTTTTAGGAACTTTGGTTTGTATATTGAGTCCGATTATCGTTTTTAAATTCTACAGAATTCACAGAAAACAAACTGACGAAACATTATTGTTCAACCAAATGCAGTTGAATGCCTTAAAAGGGCAATTAAATCCACATTTTTTATTCAATACTTTCAATACGCTTTACGGAATCAGTTTAGAATTTCCGGAAAGAACGCCGGATTTGATTATGAAAGTGTCGCAATTGATGCGTTATCAATTGGAAAGTAACAACAAACAATGCGTATCTTTAGAAGATGAACTGGAATTTATAAACAGTTACGTCCAACTCGAAAAAGAACGTGTTGGATACCGTTGTGACATTACTTACGATTGTAAAATTGACAATGAAAATGCTTATAAAGTGTCGCCAATGTTGTTGATTGCTTTTATAGAAAATGCGTTTAAACACGGAACCTGCGCGATTGAAAAATGTTTTGTCCGCATTATTGTTACGGTCGAAAACGGTTTACTGCATTTGCATGTTGTAAATTCAATTCCTAATAAAAAAACAGATGTTGTTTCGACTAAAATCGGCTTGAAAAACACTATTGAACGTTTGAATTTACTTTACGGAAAAGACTATAAATTAAATATTCAGGACGATAAAAATACCTACATCGTAGACTTGAAATTACAACTGAAAAAGTTTGTGTAA
- a CDS encoding PepSY-like domain-containing protein: protein MKNVFVAVFFLCSGFLMAQEGINMKEKITPPEKVLFTFQKEYPNKVPVWAMEYVGDDNDEVRYEAKFKTDTNAEALAVYDNLGVLKAYELQIPLSQLPAKAQAYLKKNYPPKAIREIAVVVDYKNKTTYEVIVEKDARFYDVVFDNNGGFDVIIEKN, encoded by the coding sequence ATGAAAAACGTATTTGTAGCTGTTTTCTTTTTATGCAGCGGCTTTTTGATGGCGCAGGAAGGAATTAATATGAAGGAGAAAATTACACCGCCTGAGAAAGTTTTATTCACTTTTCAGAAAGAATATCCAAATAAAGTACCCGTTTGGGCAATGGAATATGTGGGAGATGATAATGATGAAGTGCGATACGAAGCGAAATTCAAAACAGATACAAATGCCGAAGCGCTTGCCGTTTATGACAATTTGGGTGTTTTAAAAGCTTACGAATTACAGATTCCGTTAAGTCAGTTGCCAGCAAAAGCACAGGCTTATCTGAAGAAAAATTATCCACCAAAAGCCATTCGTGAAATTGCGGTTGTAGTAGATTATAAAAACAAAACAACCTATGAAGTTATAGTAGAAAAAGATGCCAGATTTTATGATGTAGTCTTCGATAACAACGGCGGTTTTGATGTCATTATAGAGAAAAATTAA
- a CDS encoding AraC family transcriptional regulator: MKSLDSFYQDITKGTSIEPSSLLPNDIKKEIGHFNVFDIKELLERMQGKSAMPYDRRAYYKISLIRGKNRSEYADKIIEIEKQGLLFATPKIPYNYIPQDTNQSGQFCVFTSEFLSKNKSGIDLDDLPIFASDGYPIFQLTNEEVVEVELIFNKIQKEINSDYIYKYDLIRNYVAELIHFGQKLQPITALYSKHNSAARVSSLFAELLERQFPIESPHQRLELRTAKDFAERLSVHVNHLNKVLKENTGKTTTELISTRLINEAKILLKQTDWNISEIAFSLGFEELAHFSNFFKKQTSFTPLAFRS; this comes from the coding sequence ATGAAATCCCTAGATTCATTTTACCAGGATATTACCAAAGGCACCTCTATTGAACCAAGTTCCTTATTACCCAACGACATCAAAAAAGAAATTGGTCATTTTAATGTATTTGACATTAAAGAACTGCTGGAGAGAATGCAGGGAAAATCAGCTATGCCTTATGACAGAAGAGCTTACTACAAAATAAGTTTGATACGAGGCAAAAACAGATCTGAATATGCTGATAAAATAATTGAAATCGAAAAGCAGGGACTTTTATTTGCTACGCCTAAAATCCCGTATAATTATATACCGCAAGACACCAATCAATCCGGGCAATTTTGTGTTTTTACAAGCGAGTTTTTATCCAAAAATAAAAGCGGAATTGATTTGGATGATCTTCCCATTTTTGCTTCTGACGGGTATCCGATTTTTCAGCTTACCAATGAAGAAGTTGTCGAAGTTGAATTGATTTTCAACAAAATACAAAAAGAAATCAATTCAGATTATATCTATAAATACGATTTGATCCGAAATTATGTTGCCGAGTTAATTCACTTTGGGCAGAAATTACAACCTATAACTGCACTTTATTCCAAACATAATTCGGCTGCGAGAGTTTCTTCTTTATTTGCCGAATTATTAGAAAGGCAATTCCCTATTGAATCTCCGCATCAGCGATTAGAACTAAGAACGGCCAAGGACTTTGCAGAAAGATTATCCGTTCATGTGAATCATTTGAATAAGGTTTTAAAAGAAAATACCGGAAAAACCACAACCGAATTAATTAGCACACGTTTGATAAACGAAGCCAAAATCCTTTTAAAACAAACCGACTGGAACATTTCTGAAATTGCTTTTTCTCTAGGTTTTGAAGAACTAGCGCATTTTTCTAATTTCTTTAAAAAACAAACTTCTTTTACGCCTTTAGCATTCCGAAGTTGA
- a CDS encoding 2'-5' RNA ligase family protein, with the protein MEKKYSVAIYPSQEAIDAVKTIKDYLKNKIDWYNSCNSVAHITICEFTISETEMDKYKQKLFKICDTFTPFQVYLDHFGFYENSGAFFIAPNEDSKAKLKPILKKTQEILKPLSLKKSDDPHMSIARRLTPENLKIAAQLFTTIDIDFLCCEIVLRELDPIKKQFFVIDTIPFGSNPQPELIQGTLF; encoded by the coding sequence ATGGAAAAGAAATATTCAGTTGCCATTTACCCTTCGCAAGAAGCTATCGATGCTGTCAAAACGATAAAAGATTATCTGAAAAATAAAATAGATTGGTATAACAGCTGTAATTCTGTTGCACATATTACGATTTGTGAGTTTACAATTTCGGAAACTGAAATGGATAAATACAAACAAAAACTATTTAAAATCTGCGACACGTTTACTCCATTTCAAGTTTATTTAGATCACTTCGGATTTTACGAAAATAGCGGTGCCTTTTTTATTGCTCCCAATGAAGATTCGAAAGCAAAATTAAAACCGATCCTCAAAAAAACACAAGAAATATTAAAACCTTTAAGCCTTAAAAAAAGCGACGATCCACATATGTCCATTGCCCGAAGATTAACTCCCGAAAATCTTAAAATAGCGGCACAGCTTTTCACTACAATTGATATTGATTTTTTGTGCTGTGAAATTGTATTACGAGAATTGGATCCAATTAAAAAGCAGTTTTTTGTAATTGATACGATTCCATTTGGAAGTAATCCTCAGCCGGAATTAATTCAGGGAACTTTATTCTAA
- a CDS encoding CocE/NonD family hydrolase, with protein sequence MTKSIIILLICFSFQIGTSQKIYFDKSKFSDSLSISKNMPLLAKKILPIYKNANKATFLDSYARIQFVAGDYKDMERNFVTYSQEVLGDSIANRPMGFIYKAYARTITKAPKSNSDFEGTFTAEFYRLYNSFDNNGKNWAESYYEIKLAEMKTNFESRLKTAQASDSISTEDAAVLCRHYSRYFIYSKTLSIANKIIDKIEADTYIIDKNIIITLPNKSTISGTMVRYRNVSQPQPVVMKYNIYAGNELSQCKEIANMGYVGFIANTRGKNLSNDPIEPYEHDGDDAYYILDWVSKQPWCNGKIGLYGGSYLGFAQWSAMKKVHPALKTIVPLVSVGAGIDFPMQNGIFMSYALRWIHYVANNKLTDLGDFQNSKKWDEVFSQYYKSGNSFRSLDSIEGNPSPLFQRWLDHPTYDTYWQNMTPQKEAFANINIPILSTTGYYDDDQLGAMYYYNQYQKYNKTNNYYLIIGPYDHGGSQGHPKKELGGYVIDEAANIPINTIIFQWFDYILKDAKRPDILKDKVNFEIMGKNEWKSVASLEKMHNQDLTFYLSSKDTKYSLQKTAPKKTTSINQIVDFKDRSEINIYNDNYINGFPNVIDSIIKPEKHLLVFESDPISEPVIISGSLKASLKISSNKKDIDVELQLYEKTAKGQYFALSNNLQRASLAKDRTKRQLLLPNKIETIDINQTFITSKELQKGSSIVIVMGVNKNPNWEVNYGSGKDVSSETLADAKEPLEIKWYTNSTITLPILKL encoded by the coding sequence ATGACAAAGAGTATCATAATACTATTGATTTGTTTCTCCTTTCAAATAGGAACTTCACAAAAAATATATTTCGATAAAAGTAAATTCAGTGACAGTCTAAGCATTAGTAAAAATATGCCTTTATTGGCAAAAAAAATACTGCCGATCTATAAAAATGCAAACAAAGCAACGTTTTTGGACAGCTATGCCAGAATACAATTTGTTGCGGGAGATTACAAAGACATGGAACGAAATTTTGTTACCTACTCACAAGAGGTACTAGGTGATAGCATCGCAAACAGACCTATGGGATTTATCTATAAAGCGTATGCCAGAACAATTACAAAAGCACCTAAATCAAATTCAGATTTTGAAGGGACTTTTACGGCTGAATTTTACAGATTATACAATAGCTTTGACAATAATGGGAAAAACTGGGCTGAAAGTTATTATGAAATAAAATTGGCTGAAATGAAAACCAATTTTGAATCACGCTTAAAAACCGCCCAGGCAAGCGACAGTATTAGCACCGAAGATGCAGCGGTTTTATGCCGCCATTATTCACGATATTTTATTTACAGTAAAACGCTTTCTATTGCAAATAAAATAATTGATAAAATAGAAGCAGATACTTACATAATCGATAAAAACATCATTATTACGTTACCAAACAAAAGTACAATTTCCGGTACTATGGTCAGATATAGAAATGTATCCCAGCCACAACCGGTGGTAATGAAATATAATATCTATGCTGGAAATGAACTAAGCCAATGCAAAGAAATAGCTAATATGGGTTACGTTGGTTTTATTGCCAATACAAGAGGTAAAAATTTAAGCAATGATCCTATCGAACCTTACGAACACGACGGCGATGATGCTTATTACATTCTGGATTGGGTTAGCAAACAACCGTGGTGCAATGGCAAAATCGGATTATATGGCGGAAGTTATCTGGGATTTGCACAATGGAGTGCCATGAAAAAAGTGCATCCTGCCTTAAAAACAATTGTTCCTTTAGTATCTGTTGGTGCAGGAATTGACTTTCCGATGCAAAATGGTATTTTTATGAGTTATGCTTTAAGATGGATTCATTATGTCGCTAATAATAAATTGACAGATCTTGGTGATTTTCAAAACAGCAAAAAATGGGATGAAGTTTTTTCTCAATATTATAAAAGTGGCAACAGCTTTAGGAGCTTAGATTCAATAGAAGGTAATCCTTCACCGTTATTTCAAAGATGGTTAGATCATCCAACATATGATACTTATTGGCAAAATATGACGCCTCAAAAAGAAGCTTTTGCCAACATAAATATTCCCATTTTAAGCACTACTGGCTATTATGACGACGATCAGCTCGGTGCTATGTACTATTATAATCAATATCAAAAATACAATAAAACAAACAACTATTATTTAATAATTGGGCCTTATGATCATGGAGGTTCACAGGGACATCCAAAAAAAGAATTAGGAGGATATGTAATAGATGAAGCGGCAAATATTCCAATTAATACTATTATTTTCCAATGGTTTGATTATATCCTAAAAGATGCGAAACGTCCGGATATTTTAAAAGATAAAGTAAACTTTGAAATCATGGGCAAAAACGAATGGAAAAGTGTTGCATCATTAGAAAAAATGCACAATCAGGATCTTACTTTTTATCTAAGCAGCAAAGACACCAAATATTCTTTACAAAAAACAGCTCCTAAAAAGACAACCTCTATTAATCAAATAGTGGATTTTAAAGATCGTTCTGAGATTAATATTTACAACGACAATTACATAAATGGATTTCCTAATGTTATTGATTCTATTATTAAGCCCGAAAAACACTTATTAGTTTTTGAAAGTGACCCAATTTCAGAACCTGTAATTATAAGTGGTTCATTAAAAGCTTCCTTAAAAATAAGCAGTAATAAAAAAGATATTGATGTTGAATTACAGCTTTATGAAAAAACTGCAAAGGGTCAATATTTTGCTTTAAGCAATAATTTACAAAGAGCAAGTTTAGCAAAAGACAGAACTAAAAGGCAACTATTACTGCCAAATAAAATCGAAACTATCGATATCAATCAAACTTTTATAACTTCGAAAGAGTTACAAAAAGGAAGTTCTATTGTTATTGTTATGGGAGTTAATAAAAATCCAAATTGGGAAGTGAATTATGGTTCAGGAAAAGATGTTAGTTCTGAAACACTCGCCGATGCCAAAGAGCCATTAGAAATAAAATGGTATACAAACAGCACGATTACATTACCAATCCTGAAATTATAA
- a CDS encoding SDR family oxidoreductase translates to MNLANNKILITGGASGIGLGLTERFIQENNTVIICGRRESVLNEVKAKFPSVITKVCDLSDEKERIALYEWITENHPDLNVLINNAGIQKWVSVTDADFYESMKTELNTNIEAPLHLTSLFIQLKSLTTVMNVTSGLAFSPFAKVPVYSATKAFFRSFTLSLRHILKAKNIEVIEIIPPALNTDLGGTGLHDAHPSVADFIVSIFEQLKQGRNELTFGTSETRLNASVPELKASFEALHS, encoded by the coding sequence ATGAACTTAGCAAACAACAAAATTTTAATAACAGGCGGTGCAAGCGGCATTGGACTTGGCCTGACTGAACGCTTTATTCAGGAAAATAATACCGTAATTATCTGCGGAAGAAGAGAATCTGTTTTAAATGAAGTTAAAGCAAAATTTCCAAGCGTAATTACAAAAGTATGTGACTTATCAGATGAAAAAGAGCGCATCGCACTATACGAATGGATTACAGAAAATCACCCTGATTTAAATGTATTAATCAACAATGCCGGAATTCAGAAATGGGTTTCTGTTACCGATGCTGATTTCTACGAGAGCATGAAAACAGAGCTTAATACTAATATCGAAGCGCCTTTGCATTTAACTTCGTTATTTATTCAGTTAAAATCGCTTACAACAGTAATGAATGTAACTTCCGGATTGGCCTTTTCGCCTTTTGCAAAAGTTCCGGTTTATTCGGCTACAAAAGCTTTTTTCCGTTCGTTTACGCTTTCACTTCGTCATATTTTAAAAGCAAAAAACATTGAAGTAATTGAAATCATTCCACCTGCTTTGAATACAGATCTTGGCGGCACAGGCTTACATGATGCGCATCCAAGTGTGGCCGACTTTATTGTTTCAATTTTTGAGCAATTAAAACAAGGCAGAAACGAGCTTACTTTCGGCACCAGTGAAACCAGACTAAACGCAAGTGTCCCGGAATTAAAAGCTTCATTTGAGGCATTACATTCATAA
- a CDS encoding SDR family NAD(P)-dependent oxidoreductase, whose translation MAINTKIALVTGGSRGLGKNMAIAIAKKGIDVIITYNSKKEEADSVVKEIENLGQKAASLQLNVADSGTFDSFFGSVSTTLKSTFKTDRFDFLVNNAGIGIHNSFIGTTEAEFDQLTNIQFKGPFFLTQKALNVMNDGGGIVNISTGLARFSFPGYAAYASMKGAIETLTKYQAKELGERKIRANVVAPGAIETDFGGGVVRDNEQMNQQIASVTALGRVGLPDDIGGVVAFLCTEDARWINAQRIEVSGGMNL comes from the coding sequence ATGGCAATAAATACAAAAATCGCCTTAGTAACAGGCGGCAGCAGAGGTTTAGGGAAAAATATGGCAATCGCAATTGCAAAAAAAGGAATTGACGTCATCATTACCTACAACAGTAAAAAAGAAGAAGCTGACTCAGTAGTAAAAGAAATCGAAAACTTAGGTCAGAAAGCAGCTTCACTTCAATTAAACGTAGCGGATTCAGGTACTTTTGATTCTTTCTTCGGAAGTGTTTCAACAACATTAAAAAGTACTTTTAAAACTGATAGATTTGATTTCCTGGTAAACAATGCCGGAATCGGAATTCATAATTCTTTTATCGGAACTACAGAAGCTGAATTTGATCAATTGACCAATATTCAGTTCAAGGGACCGTTTTTCTTAACTCAAAAAGCATTGAATGTAATGAATGACGGCGGCGGAATCGTAAATATTTCAACTGGTTTGGCGAGATTTTCTTTCCCTGGTTATGCGGCTTATGCTTCTATGAAAGGCGCTATCGAAACTTTAACCAAATATCAGGCAAAAGAATTAGGTGAAAGAAAAATAAGAGCCAATGTTGTAGCTCCGGGTGCCATCGAAACTGATTTTGGCGGAGGTGTTGTTCGCGACAACGAACAAATGAATCAACAAATTGCATCAGTAACTGCTTTAGGAAGAGTTGGTTTACCAGACGATATTGGCGGTGTTGTTGCTTTTCTATGTACTGAAGACGCGCGCTGGATAAATGCGCAGCGTATTGAAGTTTCTGGAGGAATGAATCTTTAA
- a CDS encoding LytTR family DNA-binding domain-containing protein yields the protein MKETKKCIIVDDEPAAHYVLANYIKQNPELELVFQGYNGIEAMNYLRENKVDLMFLDINMPEISGMELLKIIPNHPHTILTTAYSEFALESYDYGVIDYLLKPIYFPRFLKAIDRFFSTENAKVKEEEVTVNSISVKVDGYFMDIELDQLLFAQSFGNYVKLHTIKRTYLASITTSELEKCLPEKSFMRIHKSYIVALDKIDATEKDFVILKNEKLPIGITYKRELSDRIKK from the coding sequence ATGAAAGAAACCAAAAAATGCATTATTGTAGATGATGAGCCGGCGGCACATTATGTTTTGGCGAATTATATCAAACAAAATCCCGAATTGGAACTTGTTTTTCAGGGTTATAACGGAATCGAAGCGATGAATTACCTGCGTGAAAATAAAGTCGATTTGATGTTTCTGGATATTAATATGCCGGAGATTTCAGGAATGGAATTATTAAAGATTATTCCGAATCATCCTCATACTATTTTAACTACAGCTTATTCTGAATTTGCATTAGAAAGCTATGATTATGGCGTGATTGATTATCTTTTGAAACCGATTTATTTTCCGAGATTTTTGAAAGCGATAGACCGATTTTTTTCAACAGAAAATGCAAAAGTGAAAGAAGAGGAAGTAACTGTAAATTCGATCAGTGTAAAAGTGGATGGTTATTTTATGGATATTGAATTAGACCAGCTTTTATTCGCACAGAGTTTTGGGAATTACGTGAAACTGCACACAATTAAAAGAACGTATTTGGCCTCAATAACCACAAGCGAATTAGAAAAATGCCTGCCGGAAAAGAGTTTTATGCGCATTCATAAATCGTATATCGTTGCTTTGGATAAAATTGATGCTACGGAAAAGGACTTTGTGATCCTTAAAAATGAAAAACTCCCCATTGGGATTACCTATAAAAGAGAACTCTCTGATCGGATTAAAAAATAA
- a CDS encoding TolC family protein, whose protein sequence is MYFKKITLLFFLIFASIGYSQTLSLKEAIKTGLENYGSIRAKSNYTNASRETLKQSKRDYLPNLNLSAQQDYGTINGQNGALYGLNGLAAASSGPALPNQNWNSAFGALYLVNMNWDFFTFGKAKEKINLAKVDVQAKEKDLQQEMFQQEIKISAAYLNLLASQRLLISQQKNLSRAEVFKKTAVARVKNGLLAGVDSTLATAEVSKAKISLNLARNFVKEQNNKLVDLMGVAPQDFKTDTLFVNQIPKAILTAEKTTDSLHPLLQYYKTRIDYSDQQTKLYKRFYYPTMSAFGVLQTRASGFDTNYVQDQTAFTRNYWDGVNPDRSNYLVGIGISWNLTTPFRMSRQVSAQKFVSQALKEEYNQADRELKSQMSFAEDKIKITLENFAEAPIQVNAAQKAYLQKSTLYKNGLTDLTDLTQTMFTLNRAEIDRDIVNNNVWQSYLLKVAATGNFDLFINEF, encoded by the coding sequence ATGTATTTCAAAAAAATTACTTTATTATTTTTCTTGATTTTTGCCTCAATTGGTTATTCACAAACCTTGTCTTTAAAAGAAGCGATAAAAACAGGTCTTGAAAACTACGGTTCTATCCGGGCAAAAAGCAATTACACCAATGCCTCGCGCGAGACGCTGAAACAATCCAAACGCGATTACTTGCCGAATCTGAACTTATCAGCTCAACAGGATTACGGAACGATCAACGGGCAAAATGGTGCTCTTTACGGATTAAATGGTTTGGCCGCTGCTTCTTCAGGTCCTGCTTTACCAAACCAAAACTGGAACTCCGCTTTTGGTGCCCTTTATTTAGTCAATATGAACTGGGATTTTTTCACTTTCGGAAAAGCAAAGGAAAAAATCAATTTGGCTAAAGTTGATGTTCAGGCTAAAGAAAAGGATTTGCAACAGGAAATGTTTCAACAGGAAATCAAAATTTCTGCAGCTTATTTGAATCTACTGGCAAGCCAAAGATTATTAATCTCTCAGCAAAAGAATTTAAGCCGCGCAGAAGTTTTCAAAAAGACAGCTGTTGCCCGGGTTAAAAACGGATTATTGGCTGGTGTCGATTCTACATTGGCTACAGCCGAAGTTTCAAAAGCTAAAATTTCTTTGAATCTGGCTCGTAATTTCGTCAAGGAACAAAACAATAAACTAGTCGATTTAATGGGTGTTGCGCCTCAGGATTTCAAAACAGACACTTTGTTTGTGAATCAGATTCCGAAAGCCATTTTAACAGCCGAAAAAACTACTGATAGCCTTCATCCTTTACTTCAATATTACAAAACAAGAATTGATTACAGCGATCAGCAAACGAAATTATACAAACGTTTTTATTACCCAACCATGAGTGCATTTGGTGTTTTACAAACCCGTGCTTCTGGTTTTGATACGAATTATGTTCAGGATCAGACAGCTTTCACCAGAAATTATTGGGATGGCGTAAATCCGGATCGTTCTAACTATTTGGTCGGAATTGGAATCAGCTGGAATTTGACCACTCCGTTTAGAATGAGTAGACAAGTAAGTGCTCAGAAATTCGTTTCTCAGGCTTTGAAAGAAGAATACAATCAGGCGGACAGAGAATTAAAATCGCAAATGAGTTTTGCCGAAGATAAAATAAAAATCACGCTGGAGAATTTTGCCGAAGCGCCAATTCAGGTGAATGCAGCTCAAAAAGCCTACCTGCAAAAATCGACTTTATACAAAAACGGATTAACCGATTTAACCGATTTGACCCAAACTATGTTTACGTTAAACCGTGCCGAAATTGACCGTGATATCGTCAACAACAATGTGTGGCAATCGTATTTGCTAAAAGTAGCCGCAACAGGCAATTTCGACTTATTTATAAATGAATTTTAA
- a CDS encoding DUF4386 domain-containing protein: MKFNLKKFEDSPQLYIRIGGILYLIIIIAGIFGQLLVRNKLLVYGDPTMTANNIIHSEFLWRIGIAGDLIMHIFDLPIMILLYYLLRPINKKLALLNLSFNLIQTAVLALNKLNLLAALFFLGDAEYLKSFSHDQLNTLSYLSIKLHDFGFAIGLIFFAFVCLIEGYLIFKSGYLPKALGVMMAIAGLCYVTNSFALILAPEFSNLALLLPCFIAELSLTLWFIFKGVNLTVWKQKMLKNSV; this comes from the coding sequence ATGAAATTTAACCTTAAAAAATTTGAAGATTCGCCTCAGCTTTATATCAGAATTGGCGGAATACTCTATCTCATTATCATAATTGCCGGCATATTCGGACAACTTTTAGTTCGGAATAAATTATTGGTTTATGGAGATCCAACTATGACTGCCAACAATATTATCCATTCAGAATTTCTATGGCGAATCGGAATTGCGGGCGATTTAATCATGCACATTTTCGACCTGCCTATTATGATTCTTTTGTATTACTTATTGAGACCCATAAATAAAAAACTGGCTTTACTGAATTTATCTTTTAATTTAATTCAAACCGCAGTATTGGCCCTCAACAAACTAAATCTTCTGGCTGCTTTATTTTTCCTTGGAGATGCTGAATATTTAAAATCATTTAGTCACGATCAACTGAATACCTTATCGTATTTGTCTATTAAATTACACGATTTTGGATTTGCCATCGGATTGATCTTTTTTGCATTTGTTTGTCTTATCGAAGGTTATTTGATCTTCAAATCGGGTTATTTGCCAAAAGCTTTGGGAGTCATGATGGCAATTGCAGGCTTGTGTTATGTAACAAACAGTTTTGCGTTAATTCTTGCGCCAGAATTTTCTAATCTTGCCTTGTTATTACCCTGCTTTATTGCAGAATTATCATTGACTCTTTGGTTTATTTTTAAAGGCGTAAACCTGACGGTCTGGAAACAAAAAATGCTAAAAAATTCGGTATAA